The genomic segment aatcagagtataaaaaccaactcctcctcctcctccttcataataataataataattaatgatCCATTATCCTGATTCGTTTTCAGGTGGCAGAGGGTCACACCTACTAATTTAGTGAAACAGAACACGCTGATACCTTCTGGGCAGTCACTTAATGGCCCCGAATGTCTTGATGACCAGACAGCCAAGAAAAAGAGCTTTTTGAAACAGCTGAGGACAACAGTGAAGAAAATGTTCCCATTCTATGAAAAGGCGAGCAAGAAACCGAAGCAGCAAGGTAGCAAGCCTGCCAAGCTGGCAAAGTCTAAAACATCTGCCATTCCCAAAAAGCACCGTCTCTTTTCTCGGACTGTTACAGAATTATCTCCCCccaaaatattttcaaaactgAAAAGAAGAAAGCTGTCTCCAAATGGTAATTTAGCTCACTTTACatgacctttttttggggggggggtattatttACATTGGAGAGCCCCAGATGTACCACTTAAGGTTTTCAGGCCCTGTGTGGTCATACCTCAAAGGTACATATATTGTGGCCCTACTTATTACATTCCATACAATGCATGGGTGAATGCTGCCCTCTCCTTTTACTGACATCTGAAATGGTACCCTGAAATCCTCCCCTCCATTTATCAGTGCCCAGCCgtgggtgtggagtagggttgccagctctgggttgggaaatacctgtagatttttgaggtggagcctgggaaaggcagcgtttggggaggggaaggatgtaGGCAGGGTATActttggagtccaccctccaaagcagccattttctccaggtgagctgatctttgtcgcctggaaatcaattgtaatagtgggagatctccaggtgccacctggagagtggcaactCTAGTGTGGAGAAAGACACGTCACTCCCCTAAACCTACTAACTGAGCAATAGTGAAATCAAGATATGCATTGTGCTGTTGTCACATGTGGTGGGTTGTACAGGTTTGCACGAGACAGTCTTACAGAGCCATCCTACTctggtctattcagtggggcttactcccaggaaagtgtttttaggatggtACTGTTTGAAAGCCGACTGGACCATTATGCTAAACACATAGCGTAATGGGTTttgctgaggggaaaaaatccctgcccgaaccgggtttgattccccactcctccacatgactggcagaggctaatggtgaactggatttatttccccactcctccacgtgaagccagctgggtgaccttgggctagtcacactctctcagctccacctacctcatagggtgtctgttgtggggaggggaagggaaggtgattgtaagcccgtttgattctccttaaaaggtagagaaaatcaacatataaaaaccagctcttcttcttcttcttgctgcttTCAGTGGATTTCAACATTCTTCTCCCAGCTGACTTCGCTGTCATCATCATCCTTGTAGAAAGGTATCACTTCTCAAGTAGAACGATCTCTGTTCTTTTTTCAAATATATCCCTCACATCTTGTCTGCTTtagcctgtctctctctctctgcatgtgCATGTTACCACACTGCCTTTCAGGGAGGTGAAGCATTTGCAATTGCCTCTGTTCCCCTTATCTGTAGGCACTTGCTCcttgcttgcctgcctgccaTCCAGAGGGTACAGGAAAAATATTTGTGTCTTTCTTCTGAAAATGTGTTTCCTATTacactagccctgacctggatggcccaggctagcctgatctcttcagatctcagaagctaagcagggtcagccctggttagtatttggatgggagaccaccaaggaagaccagggttgctgtgcagaggaaggcactggcaaaccacctctgctagtctcttcccttgaaaaccccaaaaggggtcgccataagtcggctgcgacttgacggcactttacacacacacacacacacattacactaGTGGGGGCTGGGGGATTGCCTCTATCTCTTCCCGCAGTCTGCAGCACCTGAGGTCCATAGAAAATAATATATTTGCCCCTGAGCCTGACTCGTAGGTAGAACATCAGGTCAGAAAACAAAATTGAAAGCAGACAAGCCCAAAAAGCCCTAAAACAATGTAACAATTAACTACCGAGAAGTTCCTCTTTGGTGGGAGcatttgtttgtctttttggttgGAAGTTGCCCCTTTGTGAATAATTTAGCCTGAgtagaaaagccttcttgaaaAATTCTATTTTGCATACTTTGCGGAAATCCAGGAGAGAGggacccttcctgacctcctcaggcaggccattctttTTTGTGTGGAACTCAACAGATTAGAGGTGGTTCAGTTTggattttattacatttccaaatgACCACCCCTACTAGGTGGAAAGGAAGTGTGTCTTCTGGACTAGTTAATCTGGAATGAAAGAATGTGGttttatgactagggttgccgggtactaactggagatcttctgctattacaacttatctttagccgatagagatcagtccacctggagaaaatggctgctttggcaattggactctatggcaatgaagtccctccccaaaccccaccctcctcaggctccacttccaaaacctcccgccggtggtgaagagggacctggcaaccctatttatgattAATAACAACTATTTGGACTTAAATTTGTGTTATTCTTTCTGCATTTGAAGGAGCAATTCAGTTGGATGTGAATATTGTGGAGGAACATGCACAAAGCATAAGCAGGACAAACACAGTTGTGCAGGCAAGACGGATGACAAGACGCATATCAGTGGTGTCGCTGCCACCAGGGATCCGAAAGGTAATAGGGGAAATTGCAGGCAAATCCATATGCAGAGCTAACTTCTGGGGGATATTTTACAAGAGCTGGAAACCCTCTGGTTTGGAATAAGTCATCCCAAAGGGATGGTGTGGTAGAATTCTTGGGAAAACATTGCCAGCCTGCAGACAAGGTGTGCAATACAGATCAGAAAGAGCTGGGTGTCCAGTGTCTGTTTAGAGTCCCCGGGTCCACTATGATCAGGAGGTCAagaacctatagggttgccaacctccaggtggcacctggagatctcccgactcctgctattacaactgatctccaggcgactaagatcagttcccctggagaaaatggctgctatggaaggtgggctctgtggcattacaccctgccaacatccctcctctctccaaaccccagcctggccagggtccaccccccaaatctccaggtatttctcaatccagagctggcaaccctaagaacctgTATAGCATCAGAGTCTACAGCATGCAGTGTAGCCAAGAAATTGGACACATTTTGAGCAAGTGAAAGAACCTAATGGCACCAGTAGCATCTCACCTTCAGTTCTAAAGAGAAGCTAGGTTTTGATGCCCTGAGTTTCTGAAAATTCTGAAAAGACTTTTACAAGTTAGAATTTGGAATAGGTGGTCAGAGAATGAGATTACAGTATTTGCCTGCCTGCTGTCAGCTCATGATTTTCAACCTCTTGTCCTGCACAGGGCCTCTCAAAGGTCAAGAGAGgcccagatagagttgccagctccagcctgggaaatacctgaagattttgggggtggagccataagagggtggggtttggggaggagaaggacttcaatagggtataatgccatagaaaccaccttccaaagcagccattttctccaaaagaactgatctctgtcgcctggagatctgttgtaatctcGAGAGATCTCcggccatcacctggaggttggcaacccgaggcctGGGCCACTTCCATTGCAACCAGTGTTCTCAGTGTTCCACACATCCAGTCGCCACCATTACTGATAATTACAAAATTTGCACTTTGCAAAAACGCAAATAAATTGATGTACATTTTCCCAAATGTACCCATTACGTCTTAGTCTTTGAATTTGATATTTTAAGAACTCGGGGAGCCCATCGGTCTGTCTTTGATATAGGATATTGTTGCCAAatgcgctgcctgacctcccgccctggtcttggcaactactTCAGAGACTCATTGTACTGTCTAAGCATTAATAGCCCACTGCTCTGGGCTAGTGCTCTGCTGCataaccaggctgtccaggacaagagatcgggtcacccctgcagaaccagccaaagggaagccatgatcctgactgtctcctgatccaaagggaagccattacaccgaagcgagagcatcacgtcaATCTctcctgcagccccccccccagaatcatGAGAGAAAAACATCTGCCGCAATCTGCATCAGTACTCCTCTGCTGCATCCCTGGAGTGTggagattcacaccttcctgcgGTATTGTCGGACATGAGAATATAGAGTCAAGACATCCCGGAGATatgtaaatcattggtgccagcttagtttacaaattgtcactttgcCCGATCTCTGCAtccgaagtctttgatccctttgttgtagataggagccatctggggaatctcaacccccccaccccagagaagggtatattttgccctccctgacAGAGCAAAAAAAgttcttcttcttggtctctgcTCTACCTCTCTTTGCTTATatcgtgtgtgttgagttttgtggcgctccacacaccccctcctctctggtgacttggctggctcaagtctCCGATACATCCTTCTCCCATTCCCCGCTATATTTCATTCtgtacctatatgccacggattttggacatctccatttctagatcggtaacgtatcACCCAATCAACAATATCCTCTCCTTGAgaaacgtctctaatcctacctccttttattcttagtttcttgtatttatgtatttacaacACTTAATGAATGAAtctatataaacacttttaatctggaaatccttggtctgtcgttattctgagattcactgaaaacaaccttggtatacattgggtgattccgctatataaataaattagtgccgctgctcatgctaatttccccaatcaaagagcagtttcggtaacaaTCTGTTGTATCCAGACTTGAGATCATCGTATCATCTTTGAAGAGATCGCAGACACCTTATACTATTCCTGATTTTTGAGGGAAGTCTGCTTGACTCTTAGAAATATATTACAGACTCTATTGGATAGTAAAAAGCCTATGTATTGAACAGTAAGCTTTCCTCTGTGTGTATATCCCACTCTCTCCTTACTTCGATTGTGTCTTTCACGACTTTGTAGCATTCATGGCATATTTCGAGCCGAGTGCTGGTCTTTATTTTTACCTGTACCTTACAGTGCAggtgatttttgttttttgataataacctccagttactagctggagatctcctgctattacaactgatctccagctgatagagatcagttcacctggagaaaatggtcactttggcaattggaatttatggcattgaagtccctccccaaactccgccctcctcaggctccgccccaaaaatctccccctggtggcgaagaggggcctggcaaccctattcccatgaGTTGTTTTGCTTTTCCATCACAACAGTAGTGTCATTCTCCCTCTCTGCTCTTGAACTGGAGCGTCGGCGTCAATATCCACACGCACTGATCCTTTCGTCCCTTGGCTGCACAATTCCTGTTTTTCGAGCGCTCAATTTAATCTGTGTGGCGCAACTCTTTCGCTAAGTGCAGGAACAGAGAGGTTAACACAATGAAGATGTCTTGTGGATTAGGAAccgctccccctcctccattataCAACTACTTGACCTGCGGGAGAAAAGGTTAATAAACCCAAGCAGACTGTGGATTAGAAAGACAGGGATGGAGCTGGCAGGCCTTCGTCCTTTATTGTAGTGGCATAAAACCAAATTTAAAAGGAGCTTTAAGTTTCTTAAGAATTCAATGTGCATGACACCTGCTGGAGgaattctctcttttttccctcaGCCATTTCCCAATCCTGGGCAGCAGAATTCTGAAGGAAAACTGCCTGCCAAATCATTTTATTTCAAGCTACTGCAGCCCTCTGCTGGTCAGACTCAAAATCAAATTTTGGTTGCTTTGTTCATAAATGTgaccaaaatcagtattgtctactcagactggcagcagctctccagggtctcaggcaggggtctttcacatcacctatttgcctagtccctttaactggagatgccagggattaaacctgggaccttctgcatgccaagcagatggatgttctaccactgagccacagtccctcccccaacacatTCAGGGCTTGCTTATTTATGGGAAAACATGTGATACAGGTTTCAAATTTTTCAGCATATCGCCAGTGATCTAATGCACTGGTAATCACTCTGAGGCTCAGAAGCTATACTTGGCTCTTTCACATCCCACTTGCAGCTCTTCTTCTAGTTTTAAGTTTCAGAAGTTTGCTGTGTGCCTTCAACAGCATTCCCAGAAGTAAGCATACCACGGCTGGAAATGAAGCAACACCAGCAATGAACTTGAGTTAAAACCATAGTTGTATATATTTAATGTTAGTGTGTATGTGTTTGGTAGGGTGATACCTTtttggctagggctgccaggtccctcttcgccactggcaggaggtttttggggcgaagcctgaggaaggaaggctttggggagggacttcaatgtcatagagtccaattgacaaagcagccattttctccaggtgaactgatctctatcggctggagatcagctgtaatagcaggagatctacagctagtacctggaggttggcaaccctatttttggctgatggtgattgcaaatggGGTTCTCTCCAAGCCACTAATCTAATAGGTCTGATAAGAGTGCAGGTAGTTCTGTTTGTAGAGGAACTTCCTTATTTTTGATAAGGCAGGAAAACCCAAGTATGAATTATGGAAACAGTCTCTGAATGTTTTTCTTGTTGGGTTTACAGGGTTCAGATCTTCCTAAGAAGAAGACTTTCCCAGCAttcaaaaagaaggaaaaaagtatACCACCAGTGTGGTACCTTTCAGACATAACAGTAGGGAATCTTCAAATGCAGGTATCTTCAAATAACACACTAATTTTATCATTCAGCAAGGGTCTTTAAAGGTTTTTGTTAAAGCACATTACTTAGAAGCTGGCTGTAGTGGCATTACTTCTCTGCAATGCAGTTACAAGGAGAGTATAAGAATTACTTCTCATCACTGGATGCAACCACCACTAATCTATGCTGGAACGTTCGTTAGAAATCAGGGTTGCTCTGAATTGTATGGGTTATTGATTGATGTTGCTATCTCACATATAGGTGACTTTGGTTTCTTGTCAAATATTTGATGTTACACATCTTTAAAGACTGGAGTTTGTCACAGTTTAGCCATCGCCTGATAAAGTTCTTTTGTCGTTCCAGTATCAGTGATTTTGCAAATGGATTTGTGTGGCAGCAAGTCTGGCATTTCAAACATACAAAATGCCATGGCTCATCTCCCAAACCTTGAGGTCTGCATGACCCAACTTCGAAATCTTAAATTGGGATGGTGCTAAAAGAGATATGGGAACTGTAGCCTCTGTATTCTCAAAAGGCATTAACAGAAAGCTGAAAATATCTAGTTATCTTATTATGAAATTAAGGAATATGTACCTTGTTGCACAATTTTGACAAAAGCACCTGAAAATTGTCTCCCAGAACAGAGATGCGAGGCCCTTTTTAGTCTGCAAGCACTTTTGGATTTTTGAGAACAGGGTGGTACAGCTGCTACCAAATGGCTGCCCAGGGGGTTGGGTCCAGTGATCAAATATTGGGACGTTCCAAGCCAAGTGTCCTCCTGTAATTAATATCTGTTTCAgtatgggtgctccctgcagataGAAAGGTGATTCCTCTGGATTCTTCTGAAGCCCCTGCTGCTCCAAAGAGattgtggaaaaccagggttagctctttgctttgaggaaaatatgctttgggaaagaaggaagtggaCAGAAGAAAACACATGGCactcacaggcaccatgttggggataaCTGACATAGACATACCTTTCTACCATCTAAAGCTGTAAAATTTGCCAAGAGTAGAGCTACCTTCTATGCAGATTTTATGAGAAATTGTTAAAGAGGTTTACCAAAAAAGGTAGTTTTATATGGAAATTCATCACTAGAGTAGGTGTGTGACCTCATTAACAAACAATTTCTTGTGGCATGGGTTTCTgtaggttaagaacataagaaaggccctgctggatcagaccaaggcccatcaagtccagcagtctgtt from the Euleptes europaea isolate rEulEur1 chromosome 1, rEulEur1.hap1, whole genome shotgun sequence genome contains:
- the C1H3orf49 gene encoding putative uncharacterized protein C3orf49 homolog; the encoded protein is MTSPPEFPPQIPERLPNSRRRDDITSGSDTVTLLGHHSPMMLHLFMLALSDRGRIPSDNSQSAPKEAVQVKGKDIERWQRVTPTNLVKQNTLIPSGQSLNGPECLDDQTAKKKSFLKQLRTTVKKMFPFYEKASKKPKQQGSKPAKLAKSKTSAIPKKHRLFSRTVTELSPPKIFSKLKRRKLSPNGAIQLDVNIVEEHAQSISRTNTVVQARRMTRRISVVSLPPGIRKISYLPKKKTFPAFKKKEKSIPPVWYLSDITVGNLQMQVDNLLDNISERSIQLLALRSAELQQCESLGNKILQSSKQFQRVSLRTTKKHKRKNMCFPCRCCC